From Triticum aestivum cultivar Chinese Spring chromosome 4A, IWGSC CS RefSeq v2.1, whole genome shotgun sequence, a single genomic window includes:
- the LOC123087110 gene encoding serine/threonine-protein kinase GRIK1, giving the protein MADLTDMGCCSCFSFLRKPSVKVGRPRDTDGMLSKDLLKRQTSEDFDGSFYTGDDPDLSFYNGDGIDRSFFNGDDPDRSFYERDGTDYNHESDDEPPRKRSEDIILTRAQSGFACRESLVKETKKVVRSEDDLGNKMINQYVHLGKIGAGSYGKVVLYRNIEDGKLYAVKVLNKPHMLKVRVVRSETAMTDVIREVSLMKMLSHPNIVNLIEVIDDPNSDKFYMVLEYVEGKIVWDKGIGEATCRKYLRDIISGVMYLHSHNIIHSDIKPDNLLVTSTGNVKIGDFSVSQIFEDDDDMLRRSPGTPVFTAPECCQGSAYHGRSSDTWAVGVTLYCMITGRYPFLGETLQETYDKIVNDPADIPSNVSPQLVDLLERLLCKDPGDRITLEAAAAHPWVAGDEGPVPEYMCRCGFGRRKRNGSQEAVQ; this is encoded by the exons ATGGCAGACCTCACGGACATGGGCTGCTGCAGCTGTTTCAGTTTCCTAAGGAAGCCCAGCGTGAAGGTAGGTCGGCCTCGGGACACTGATGGCATGTTGTCCAAAGATTTGTTGAAGCGCCAGACCAGTGAAGATTTTGATGGGAGCTTCTACACTGGAGATGATCCTGACTTAAGCTTTTACAATGGGGATGGCATTGATAGAAGCTTCTTTAACGGTGATGATCCCGATAGAAGTTTCTATGAAAGAGATGGTACTGATTATAACCATGAGAGTGACGATGAGCCCCCACGGAAGAGGTCTGAAGATATTATTCTGACAAGGGCTCAAAGTGGCTTTGCATGTAGAGAAAGCCTAGTTAAGGAGACTAAAAAAGTTGTTCGCTCAGAG GACGATCTTGGCAATAAGATGATCAATCAGTATGTTCACCTGGGCAAGATCGGTGCTGGAAGCTATGGCAAAGTG GTTCTATACCGAAACATTGAAGATGGGAAGTTATATGCAGTGAAG GTGCTGAATAAACCTCACATGTTGAAAGTACGTGTCGTACGGTCAGAAACCGCCATGACAGATGTTATTCGGGAA GTATCCCTCATGAAAATGTTGAGTCATCCCAATATCGTAAATCTCATTGAGGTGATTGATGATCCAAACTCAGATAAATTCTACATGG TTCTTGAGTATGTGGAAGGAAAAATTGTGTGGGATAAAGGTATAGGAGAAGCTACTTGCAGAAAGTACTTGCGGGACATTATTTCTGGTGTTATGTATCTTCACTCTCAT AACATTATTCATAGTGATATTAAACCGGATAATCTCTTGGTCACAAGTACTGGCAATGTGAAGATAGGGGACTTCAGTGTTAGCCAGATTTTTGAG GATGATGATGATATGCTTCGGAGATCTCCAGGCACTCCTGTTTTCACTGCACCGGAGTGCTGTCAAG GTTCAGCTTACCATGGTAGATCGTCTGATACATGGGCAGTCGGTGTTACTCTGTATTGTATGATTACTGGGCGCTATCCATTTCTAGGAGAAACTTTGCAGGAAACATACGACAAG ATTGTCAATGATCCAGCGGATATACCAAGTAACGTGAGCCCCCAACTTGTTGATTTGCTGGAAAGGCTTCTGTGCAAAG ACCCAGGAGACCGTATCACCCTGGAAGCTGCGGCTGCGCATCCTTGGGTTGCTGGGGATGAGGGGCCAGTCCCCGAATACATGTGTAGATGTGGTTTTGGCCGCAGGAAGAGAAATGGTTCACAAGAAGCAGTACAATAA